TCCTCTTCTCCGACATACACGTTGACAAAACGACGGATCTTGCCCGTTTCGTCCAGAATACGAGCTCCGATTCCGGGGAAGTCGGCGTCCAGCTTCTGCAACACCTCACGAAGGGTCGCCCCTTCACCGTTCACCTCCGACGCGCCATCGGTGTAGGTACGGAGAATCGTCGGAATCCGCACAGAAACGCTCATTTACCCATGACCTTTCAGGAGTTGTCCGCGACAGCCGTGCGGAATGCGTTGAGAGACGGCCGGATGACGGCGGTCGGCCTGGCGTGCGCGGAGACCGCGTCCAGGGTCTTCAGGCCGTCGCCGGTGTTGAGCACCACGGTCTCGGCGTCCGGGTCGAGCACGCCGTTCTCGGCGAGCTTGCGCAGCACGCCGACGGTCACGCCGCCTGCCGTCTCGGCGAAAATGCCCTCGGTGCGCGCGAGCAGCCGGATGGCGTCCACGATCTCGGCGTCGGTGACGTCCTCGACCGCTCCCCCGGTGCGGCGCGCGATGTCGAGCACGTACGGCCCGTCGGCGGGGTTGCCGATGGCGAGCGACTTGGCGATCGTGTCGGGCTTGACCGGCCGCACGATGTCGTGGCCGGCCTTGAACGCCGCCGCGACCGGCGAGCAGCCCTCGGCCTGCGCACCGAAGATCTTGTACGGCTTGTCCTCGACGAGACCGAGCTTGATCAGCTCCCGGAAGCCCTTGTCGACCTTGGTGAGCTGCGACCCCGAGGCGATGGGGATGACGATCTGGTCCGGGATGCGCCAGCCGAGCTGCTCGGCTATCTCGAAGGCCAGTGTCTTGGAACCCTCGCCGTAGAACGGCCGCAGGTTGACGTTGACGAAACCCCACTTCTCGCCGAGCGGGTCGCCGATCAGCTCGGAACAGA
The window above is part of the Sphaerisporangium rubeum genome. Proteins encoded here:
- a CDS encoding MoaD/ThiS family protein; protein product: MSVSVRIPTILRTYTDGASEVNGEGATLREVLQKLDADFPGIGARILDETGKIRRFVNVYVGEEDVRFADGLDTVTPDGVQISVIPAVAGG
- the thrC gene encoding threonine synthase, giving the protein MVLATAETTTTLDFGPAVALSCRECGTRYPLGPSFACIECFGPLEVAYTWTSPGDGPAATVTRRQIEAGPANIWRYRSLLPVPSDVLTKRNLAPGWTKLVKADNLARELGLRSLHVKDDSGNPTHSFKDRVVAIALEAARTFGFHTLSCSSTGNLAGAVTAAAARAGLDACVFIPADLEEAKIVMASVYGGRLVGIEGTYDDVNRFCSELIGDPLGEKWGFVNVNLRPFYGEGSKTLAFEIAEQLGWRIPDQIVIPIASGSQLTKVDKGFRELIKLGLVEDKPYKIFGAQAEGCSPVAAAFKAGHDIVRPVKPDTIAKSLAIGNPADGPYVLDIARRTGGAVEDVTDAEIVDAIRLLARTEGIFAETAGGVTVGVLRKLAENGVLDPDAETVVLNTGDGLKTLDAVSAHARPTAVIRPSLNAFRTAVADNS